A genomic window from Mesorhizobium sp. 131-2-1 includes:
- a CDS encoding alpha/beta fold hydrolase, protein MTKPGSSTITTKDGTEIFYKDWGTGQPIVFHHGWPLSSDDWDAQMLFFLSKGYRVIAHDRRGHGRSTQTDTGNEMDTYAADVAELAAHLDLKNAIHVGHSTGGGEVARYVAKYGAGGRVAKAVLIGAVPPIMLKTAANPGGLPIEVFDGFRSAQAANRAQFFHDVAAGPFYGFNRPGANVSQAVVENWWRQGMMGGTKAHYDCIKAFSETDFTEDLKAIDVPVLVMHGDDDQIVPIADSALLSIKLLKKGELKVYKGLPHGMATTHADIINADLLAFFKA, encoded by the coding sequence ATGACCAAGCCCGGCAGCAGCACGATCACCACCAAGGACGGAACCGAGATTTTCTACAAGGATTGGGGAACCGGCCAGCCTATCGTCTTCCATCACGGCTGGCCATTGAGCAGCGACGACTGGGACGCCCAGATGCTGTTCTTCCTATCCAAGGGCTACCGCGTCATCGCTCATGACCGGCGCGGCCATGGCCGTTCGACCCAGACGGATACCGGCAACGAGATGGACACGTACGCCGCCGATGTCGCCGAACTCGCTGCGCATCTCGACCTCAAGAACGCCATCCATGTCGGCCATTCGACCGGCGGCGGCGAGGTGGCACGCTATGTTGCCAAGTACGGAGCTGGCGGTCGCGTCGCCAAGGCGGTGCTGATCGGCGCCGTGCCGCCGATCATGCTCAAGACCGCGGCCAATCCCGGCGGCCTGCCGATCGAGGTGTTCGACGGCTTCCGCTCCGCCCAGGCCGCCAACCGCGCCCAGTTCTTCCACGATGTTGCGGCCGGTCCGTTCTACGGCTTCAACCGTCCCGGCGCCAACGTCTCGCAGGCGGTCGTCGAGAATTGGTGGCGCCAGGGCATGATGGGCGGCACCAAGGCGCATTATGATTGCATCAAGGCTTTCTCGGAAACCGACTTCACCGAGGATCTGAAGGCAATCGACGTACCGGTGTTGGTGATGCATGGCGACGACGACCAGATCGTGCCGATCGCGGACTCCGCGCTTCTCTCGATCAAGCTGCTCAAGAAGGGCGAGCTCAAGGTCTACAAGGGTCTTCCACACGGCATGGCGACGACCCATGCCGACATCATCAACGCTGACCTGCTGGCCTTCTTCAAGGCCTAA
- a CDS encoding alpha/beta fold hydrolase, with translation MRKIVLAVLGVLLVSVPAMARIVPFPPGFKTRSVETNGTKLYVRVGGKGPAVVLLHGFADTGDMWGAAAVALAKDHTVIVPDLRGMGLSAHPDVGYTKKNQAVDIAGVLDALKIDKADLVTHDIGNMVGYALAAQYPKRITRWVIIDAPLPGIGDWEKIKQSPLLWHFNFRGPDMERLVAGRERIYLDRFYNELSADPKKIDEATRKHYAKLYARPHAMHDAFEQFKAFDQDAIDNQAMLATGGKLTMPVLAVGGEKSAGTTQADTLRLVATDVTGGIVPASGHWIMEENPDATVKLITGFLAK, from the coding sequence ATGCGCAAGATCGTGTTGGCCGTGTTGGGTGTGCTTCTTGTTTCCGTGCCGGCCATGGCACGCATCGTTCCTTTTCCACCGGGTTTCAAGACGCGGTCCGTCGAAACCAACGGCACCAAACTCTATGTGCGCGTCGGCGGAAAGGGTCCCGCGGTCGTGCTGCTGCACGGCTTTGCCGATACCGGAGACATGTGGGGCGCGGCGGCGGTGGCGCTTGCGAAGGACCACACCGTCATCGTGCCGGACTTGCGCGGCATGGGGCTGTCCGCCCACCCGGACGTTGGCTACACCAAGAAGAACCAGGCAGTCGACATCGCTGGCGTGCTGGATGCCCTGAAGATCGACAAGGCCGATCTGGTCACGCACGACATTGGCAACATGGTCGGCTATGCACTGGCCGCGCAATATCCCAAGCGCATCACCAGATGGGTCATCATCGATGCGCCGCTGCCCGGCATCGGCGACTGGGAAAAGATCAAGCAAAGCCCGCTGCTTTGGCACTTCAACTTCCGTGGCCCGGACATGGAGCGGCTGGTCGCGGGGCGCGAGCGCATCTATCTCGACCGCTTCTACAACGAGCTGTCGGCCGACCCCAAGAAAATCGACGAGGCAACGCGCAAGCACTACGCCAAACTCTATGCCCGCCCGCATGCGATGCATGACGCTTTCGAGCAGTTCAAGGCCTTTGACCAGGACGCGATCGACAACCAGGCGATGCTCGCCACCGGCGGCAAACTGACCATGCCGGTGCTGGCAGTTGGCGGGGAAAAATCCGCCGGCACCACGCAGGCCGATACCCTGCGGCTTGTTGCGACCGATGTCACGGGCGGCATCGTGCCCGCCTCCGGCCACTGGATCATGGAGGAAAACCCCGACGCCACCGTCAAGCTGATCACTGGTTTTCTCGCCAAATAG
- a CDS encoding MFS transporter, translated as MTDTTATAVATSAPASHTSAQATAFTVILAVSFCHCVNDIMQSLLSAIYPLLKDNYGLDFWQIGLLTFTFQVTASLLQPVIGMVTDKRPMPYSLPWGMASSLVGLVVLAHAGHYWLLLIGASLIGIGSAIFHPESSRIARFASGGRFGLAQSLFQVGGNFGQAMGPLLAAFIVVPFGQASISWFAVGSLIGIIVLWQVGSWYSRLRASLASRKQASFVSPFPRRKVMWALAVLTLLVLTKNAYIASISSYYTFYAIHKFGVSVQMSQVMLFLFLGASALGILLGGPFGDRYGQKAMIWFSIVGVLPFTLALPYANLEWTMVLTVLIGLILSSAFSNIVVFAQELVPGRVGLIAGIFFGFAFGMGGIAAAVLGVVADVKGIDFVYQICSYLPLLGLLTVFLPNMKEARKAQAATR; from the coding sequence TTGACCGACACCACAGCCACCGCCGTCGCCACATCGGCGCCGGCCAGCCACACTTCGGCGCAAGCGACGGCCTTCACCGTCATTCTTGCGGTGAGCTTCTGCCACTGCGTCAACGACATCATGCAGTCGCTGCTGTCGGCCATCTATCCGCTTCTGAAAGACAATTACGGCCTCGACTTCTGGCAGATCGGGCTTCTGACCTTCACCTTCCAGGTGACGGCGTCGCTGCTGCAGCCGGTGATCGGCATGGTGACCGACAAGCGGCCGATGCCCTATTCCTTGCCTTGGGGCATGGCCTCGTCGCTGGTCGGGCTGGTGGTGCTGGCGCATGCCGGCCACTACTGGCTGCTCCTGATCGGCGCCTCGCTGATCGGCATCGGCTCGGCCATCTTCCACCCGGAATCCTCGCGCATCGCCCGCTTCGCGTCGGGCGGCCGCTTCGGACTCGCCCAGTCGCTGTTCCAGGTTGGTGGCAATTTTGGCCAGGCGATGGGACCTCTGCTCGCCGCCTTCATCGTCGTGCCTTTCGGCCAGGCCAGCATCTCCTGGTTCGCCGTCGGCTCGCTGATCGGCATCATCGTTCTGTGGCAGGTCGGCAGCTGGTACAGCCGGCTGCGCGCCTCGCTGGCCAGCCGCAAGCAGGCAAGCTTCGTCTCGCCCTTCCCGCGCCGCAAGGTCATGTGGGCGCTGGCGGTGCTGACCTTGCTGGTGCTGACCAAGAACGCCTACATCGCCTCGATCTCCAGCTACTACACCTTCTACGCCATCCATAAGTTCGGCGTTTCGGTGCAGATGTCGCAGGTCATGCTGTTCCTGTTCCTCGGCGCCTCGGCGCTGGGCATCCTGCTCGGCGGCCCGTTCGGCGACCGTTACGGCCAGAAGGCGATGATCTGGTTCTCGATCGTCGGCGTGCTGCCCTTCACGCTGGCGCTGCCTTACGCCAACCTCGAATGGACGATGGTGCTGACGGTGCTGATCGGGCTGATCCTGTCGTCGGCCTTTTCCAACATCGTCGTCTTCGCGCAGGAACTGGTGCCTGGAAGGGTCGGCTTGATCGCCGGTATCTTCTTCGGCTTCGCCTTCGGCATGGGCGGCATCGCCGCCGCCGTGCTCGGTGTCGTCGCCGACGTGAAAGGCATCGACTTCGTCTACCAGATCTGCTCGTACCTGCCCCTGCTCGGCCTGCTGACGGTGTTCCTGCCCAACATGAAGGAAGCCAGGAAGGCCCAGGCGGCGACCCGCTAA
- a CDS encoding AraC family transcriptional regulator, which translates to MPHGREIFKGDAAELGRLHQSRWQWLEEAVGPAVALPTEYPDGYHVPQHRHSRCQLLHALVGVVLVTTKHGRWMVPPDHAMWIPAGIEHSVEMLGDVSMRSVYVMPNAIAGLPEGLRVVGITELMHSLIVESEKLPQGGELEGRGGLIMGLLLHEIPNLPERPLGLPFPSDARLAALCRRFVASPSPHATIDEWADAAGMSRRTFTRAFHRQTGLSLSTWRQQACLFAALPRLADGEPITRVALDLGYDSVPAFITMFKRMLGTSPRGYMRGARDAGGALRRVGGPIAA; encoded by the coding sequence ATGCCGCATGGCAGGGAAATTTTCAAGGGCGACGCCGCAGAACTGGGGCGCCTGCACCAGAGCCGCTGGCAGTGGCTGGAGGAGGCCGTCGGCCCGGCGGTGGCGCTGCCGACCGAGTATCCGGATGGCTATCACGTGCCGCAGCACCGCCACAGCCGCTGCCAGCTCCTGCATGCGCTTGTCGGCGTCGTGCTGGTGACGACCAAACACGGGCGCTGGATGGTGCCGCCCGACCACGCGATGTGGATTCCCGCCGGTATCGAGCATTCCGTCGAGATGCTGGGCGACGTCTCGATGCGCTCGGTCTATGTGATGCCGAACGCGATTGCCGGGCTGCCCGAAGGATTGCGTGTCGTCGGCATCACCGAATTGATGCACAGCCTGATCGTGGAATCGGAAAAGCTGCCGCAAGGAGGTGAGCTGGAAGGGCGCGGCGGGCTAATCATGGGACTGTTGCTGCATGAGATCCCGAACCTGCCGGAACGGCCGCTTGGCCTGCCTTTCCCGTCGGATGCGAGGCTGGCGGCGCTTTGCCGGCGCTTCGTCGCCTCTCCCTCGCCGCATGCAACGATCGACGAATGGGCGGACGCAGCCGGCATGAGCCGCCGCACCTTCACCCGCGCGTTCCATCGCCAGACCGGGCTGTCGCTGTCGACCTGGCGCCAGCAGGCCTGCCTGTTCGCGGCGCTGCCGCGGCTTGCCGACGGCGAGCCGATCACCAGGGTGGCGCTCGACCTCGGCTATGACAGCGTGCCGGCCTTCATCACCATGTTCAAGCGCATGCTGGGGACCTCGCCGCGCGGCTATATGCGCGGCGCGCGCGATGCCGGTGGAGCCCTGCGCCGCGTCGGCGGTCCCATTGCCGCTTGA
- a CDS encoding dihydrofolate reductase family protein — MATIVYAMLTSLDGYIAGRSGDIDLPIPEEELHRHFNDEMRRTSIALCGRRMYETMRFWDSPERETSPDEVERDFARAWQETPKIVFSTTLREVGPNARLKKGDVEAAAISLKAETDGEISVSGAELAAHLARAGLIDEYRLYVHPVVLGGGKPYFLAGLSLALKPLGTQSLAQGVTLMRYAPAGS, encoded by the coding sequence ATGGCCACGATCGTCTATGCCATGTTGACGTCGCTGGACGGCTACATCGCCGGGCGGAGCGGCGACATTGACTTGCCGATCCCCGAAGAAGAATTGCACCGGCATTTCAACGACGAGATGAGGCGGACATCGATCGCGCTGTGCGGGCGCAGGATGTATGAAACCATGCGCTTCTGGGACAGTCCGGAGCGAGAGACTTCCCCTGACGAGGTGGAGCGGGATTTTGCCCGCGCTTGGCAAGAGACGCCGAAGATCGTGTTTTCGACAACGCTTCGAGAGGTCGGGCCTAATGCCCGGCTGAAGAAGGGCGATGTCGAGGCGGCGGCAATATCCTTGAAGGCCGAAACGGATGGCGAAATCTCCGTCTCCGGCGCGGAGCTTGCCGCGCATCTCGCACGCGCAGGCCTCATCGACGAGTACCGGCTCTATGTGCATCCAGTCGTGCTCGGCGGCGGCAAGCCATATTTTCTGGCCGGCCTGTCGTTGGCCTTGAAGCCGCTCGGCACGCAGAGCCTTGCACAGGGCGTGACGCTGATGCGCTACGCGCCGGCTGGTTCGTAA
- a CDS encoding ribose-phosphate pyrophosphokinase, translated as MKLFAGNSNRVLAEAVARYLNVPLGKASVRRFADQEIFVEIQENVRGEDVFILQSTSFPTNDHLMELLIMIDAFMRSSARRITAVIPYFGYARQDRRASGRTPISAKLVANMITRAGVDRVLTLDLHAGQIQGFFDIPTDNLFSVPVMARDVKAKYKQLANVVVVSPDIGGVVRARALAKRFDAQLAIVDKRRERPGESEVMNIIGAVAGKDCLLIDDIVDSGGTLCNAADALLANGATSVTAYITHGVLSGGAVARIAGSKLQELVITDSIQPTQGVLDAPNIRVISIADLMGEAISRTATEESVSSLFD; from the coding sequence ATGAAGCTTTTCGCGGGCAATTCCAACAGGGTGCTGGCCGAAGCGGTCGCCCGCTATCTCAACGTCCCGCTGGGGAAGGCCAGCGTCCGGCGCTTCGCCGACCAGGAGATCTTCGTCGAGATTCAGGAAAACGTGCGCGGCGAGGATGTCTTCATCCTGCAGTCCACCTCCTTCCCGACCAACGATCACCTGATGGAACTGCTCATCATGATCGATGCCTTCATGCGCTCCTCGGCCCGGCGCATCACGGCGGTCATCCCCTATTTCGGCTATGCCAGGCAGGATCGCCGCGCTTCCGGCCGCACGCCGATCTCGGCCAAGCTGGTTGCCAACATGATCACCCGCGCCGGCGTCGACCGCGTGCTGACGCTCGACCTCCATGCCGGCCAGATCCAGGGCTTTTTCGATATCCCGACCGACAATCTGTTCTCCGTGCCGGTGATGGCCCGCGACGTGAAGGCGAAATACAAGCAGCTCGCCAATGTCGTCGTCGTCTCGCCCGACATTGGCGGCGTGGTGCGGGCACGGGCGCTCGCCAAGCGCTTCGATGCACAGCTCGCCATCGTCGACAAGCGCCGCGAACGTCCGGGCGAATCCGAAGTCATGAACATCATCGGCGCGGTCGCCGGCAAGGATTGCCTCCTGATTGACGACATCGTCGATTCCGGCGGTACGCTGTGCAACGCCGCCGATGCACTGCTCGCCAACGGCGCCACCAGCGTCACCGCCTACATCACCCATGGCGTGCTCTCGGGCGGCGCCGTTGCCCGCATCGCCGGTTCGAAACTGCAGGAACTGGTGATCACCGATTCCATCCAGCCGACTCAAGGCGTGCTCGACGCCCCCAACATCCGCGTCATCTCGATCGCCGACCTGATGGGCGAGGCGATCTCGCGCACCGCGACCGAGGAGTCGGTGTCGAGTCTGTTCGACTAG
- a CDS encoding M24 family metallopeptidase — MALHFERSEFDARRDRLIIEMTEKKLDAVLLFAQESMYWLTGYDTFGFCFFQCLVVKADGSMTLLTRSADLRQARHTSIIDNIVLWTDRDGANPAIDLRNLLNELDLLGARIGVEYDTHGLTAYNGRRVDEQLQTFGQIADASGIVGRLRLFKSPAEIAKAEKAASLSDDALDAALPLIKQGGDEALILAAMQGAVFAGGGDYPANEFIIGSGADALLCRYKAGRRKLTKNDQLTLEWAGVFHHYHAPMMRTVLTGKASKRHQELFDASRAALLAAEKAMTPGNTFGDVFDAHARTLEAHNLTKHRLNACGYSVGARFTPSWMDMPMFYQGNPEPIAPNMTLFAHMIIMDSETETAMTLGRTYLTTESQPKPLSRHDLDLIVQ; from the coding sequence ATGGCGCTGCACTTCGAACGATCGGAATTCGACGCGCGGCGCGACCGGCTGATCATCGAGATGACGGAGAAGAAGCTCGACGCCGTGCTTCTGTTCGCGCAGGAGAGCATGTACTGGCTGACCGGCTACGACACGTTCGGCTTCTGCTTCTTCCAATGCCTGGTGGTCAAGGCCGACGGCTCGATGACGCTATTGACGCGCTCGGCCGATCTCAGGCAGGCGCGCCACACCTCGATCATCGACAACATCGTCCTGTGGACCGACCGCGACGGCGCCAACCCGGCGATCGACCTGCGCAACCTGCTCAACGAGCTCGACCTGCTCGGCGCCCGCATCGGCGTCGAATACGACACCCATGGCCTGACCGCCTACAACGGCCGCCGCGTCGATGAGCAGTTGCAGACCTTCGGCCAGATCGCCGATGCCTCGGGCATCGTCGGCCGGCTGCGCCTGTTCAAGAGCCCGGCCGAGATCGCCAAGGCGGAAAAGGCGGCCAGCCTGTCCGACGACGCGCTGGATGCGGCCCTGCCGCTGATCAAGCAGGGCGGCGACGAGGCGCTGATCCTCGCCGCCATGCAGGGCGCGGTCTTTGCCGGCGGCGGCGACTACCCGGCCAATGAATTCATTATCGGCTCGGGCGCCGACGCGCTGCTTTGCCGCTACAAGGCCGGGCGCCGCAAGCTGACCAAGAACGACCAGCTGACGCTCGAATGGGCCGGCGTCTTCCACCATTACCACGCACCGATGATGCGCACGGTGCTGACCGGAAAGGCCTCGAAGCGCCACCAGGAGCTGTTCGATGCCTCGCGCGCCGCCCTTCTGGCGGCGGAGAAGGCAATGACGCCCGGCAACACCTTCGGCGATGTCTTCGACGCGCATGCCCGAACGCTCGAAGCCCACAATCTGACCAAGCACCGGCTGAATGCCTGCGGCTACTCGGTCGGCGCCCGCTTCACCCCGTCCTGGATGGACATGCCGATGTTCTATCAGGGCAATCCCGAGCCGATCGCGCCCAACATGACGCTGTTCGCCCACATGATCATCATGGACTCCGAAACCGAGACGGCGATGACCCTTGGCCGCACCTACCTCACCACCGAATCGCAGCCGAAGCCGCTGTCGCGCCATGATCTCGACTTGATCGTACAGTGA
- the pgeF gene encoding peptidoglycan editing factor PgeF: MLNQTKPDPVRSPLLDAAKARGIRHGYFTRIGGVSDGIYRGLNIGTGSNDDQERVMENRRRVAEWMGVPANHLLTAHQVHSPDVVIAREPFAGPRPLADAVVTDRPGIAVGASTADCGPVLFADAEARVVGAAHAGWKGAFAGVLENTVAAMESLGARRERIVAVLGPSIGPDNYEVGPEFISRFVDADAGNISYFAPSAKPGHALFDLNLYTVDRLRKAGVTAEGLGRCTYTEEDLFYSYRRTTHRKEADYGRQVSAIVLEKE, from the coding sequence ATGCTCAATCAGACCAAACCGGATCCTGTTCGCTCACCCTTGCTCGACGCGGCGAAAGCCAGGGGCATCCGCCACGGCTACTTCACCCGCATCGGCGGCGTCTCCGACGGCATCTATCGCGGCCTCAACATCGGCACCGGTTCGAATGACGATCAGGAGCGCGTCATGGAGAACCGGCGCCGCGTCGCCGAATGGATGGGAGTGCCGGCCAACCATCTGCTGACCGCGCATCAGGTCCACTCGCCCGATGTCGTGATCGCCAGGGAGCCGTTTGCCGGCCCTCGTCCCTTGGCCGACGCCGTCGTCACCGACCGGCCGGGCATCGCCGTCGGCGCCTCGACGGCCGATTGCGGGCCGGTGCTGTTCGCCGACGCCGAGGCGCGGGTCGTCGGTGCCGCGCATGCCGGCTGGAAGGGCGCCTTCGCCGGCGTGCTCGAGAACACTGTTGCCGCGATGGAAAGCCTCGGCGCCCGCCGCGAGCGCATCGTCGCTGTCCTGGGACCATCGATCGGACCCGATAATTACGAAGTCGGCCCCGAATTCATCTCGCGTTTCGTCGACGCCGATGCCGGCAACATCAGCTATTTCGCGCCATCGGCCAAACCCGGCCATGCGCTGTTCGACCTCAACCTCTACACGGTCGACCGGTTGAGAAAGGCAGGCGTCACCGCCGAGGGTCTCGGCCGCTGCACTTACACTGAAGAAGACCTTTTCTATTCCTACCGGCGCACCACCCATCGCAAGGAAGCGGATTACGGGCGCCAGGTTTCAGCAATTGTTTTGGAGAAAGAATAA
- a CDS encoding class I SAM-dependent methyltransferase has product MTRLKTRIVDLIGAVGPIPVSEYMALCLFDPQDGYYTTREPFGAAGDFVTAPEISQMFGELVAVWLYQAWQAAGRPLPATVAEIGPGRGTLMKDMLRTFSRLDPAFAAGASFAMIETSPRLAEIQQRALADQPVRLEWHETVETLPKAPLFIVGNELFDAVPIHQFVRGGAGWRERMIGLDDDDGLRFFAGAGSVDPSLLPDDAKDAPQGAIVEIAPARAALMGTIAEQIAGHGGAGLFIDYGYLRPGIGDTLQALRRHDHDNVLANPGEADLTAHVDFAALTATARAHGLDIETTTQGDFLLGMGLLERAGLLGATADGKSRHAISDAVERLAGPDAMGKLFKVLKILPRASPVS; this is encoded by the coding sequence ATGACACGGCTGAAGACCCGCATCGTCGATCTCATCGGCGCGGTGGGGCCGATCCCTGTCAGCGAATACATGGCGCTGTGCCTGTTCGACCCGCAGGACGGCTACTACACCACGCGCGAGCCTTTCGGCGCGGCGGGCGACTTCGTCACCGCGCCGGAGATCAGCCAGATGTTCGGCGAGCTGGTTGCCGTCTGGCTCTACCAGGCCTGGCAGGCGGCCGGCCGGCCGCTGCCCGCCACCGTCGCCGAGATCGGCCCTGGCCGCGGTACGCTGATGAAGGACATGCTGCGCACCTTTTCGCGCCTCGATCCCGCTTTCGCGGCCGGCGCCAGCTTCGCCATGATCGAGACCAGCCCGCGCCTGGCCGAGATCCAGCAGCGCGCGCTTGCCGACCAGCCAGTGCGGCTCGAATGGCACGAAACCGTCGAAACGTTGCCGAAGGCGCCACTCTTCATCGTCGGCAACGAACTGTTCGACGCCGTGCCCATCCACCAGTTCGTCCGCGGTGGCGCCGGCTGGCGCGAGCGGATGATCGGCCTTGACGATGACGATGGCCTGCGCTTCTTCGCCGGCGCCGGCTCGGTCGATCCGTCACTGTTGCCCGACGACGCCAAGGATGCGCCGCAAGGCGCGATCGTCGAGATTGCGCCGGCCCGCGCTGCGCTGATGGGAACCATCGCCGAGCAGATAGCGGGCCACGGCGGCGCCGGCCTTTTCATCGACTACGGTTATCTCCGGCCCGGCATCGGCGACACGCTGCAGGCCCTGCGCAGGCACGATCACGACAACGTGCTGGCCAATCCGGGCGAAGCGGACCTGACCGCGCATGTCGATTTCGCTGCCCTGACCGCGACCGCCCGGGCGCACGGCCTGGATATCGAAACGACCACGCAGGGCGATTTCCTGCTCGGCATGGGCCTGCTCGAACGGGCGGGATTGCTGGGCGCCACGGCGGATGGAAAGTCGCGGCATGCCATTTCCGACGCCGTCGAGCGGCTGGCAGGACCCGATGCGATGGGCAAGCTGTTCAAGGTCCTGAAAATCCTGCCAAGGGCTAGCCCCGTCTCTTGA
- the lgt gene encoding prolipoprotein diacylglyceryl transferase has translation MSEYFLLPLASLPFPNIDPVIVQIGPLAVHWYGVGYIVGILFAWWYAKRLVTNARLWPDGALPMKPEDLDDFIVWAAIGVVVGGRSGYVLFYDLPRYIAHPLDIVAVWQGGMSFHGGLLGVILAMTLFSFKRGIRTWTLFDVVSAGVPVGLGLVRVANFINSELWGRPTDVPWAVEFPNGGPFSRHPSQLYEALLEGLVLFLVLRFLTHSRFKLKTPRFVGGAFICGYGLSRIFVEFFREPDQQLGYLLGTNWLTMGMILSTPMVLAGIWAMATARPATQPQAA, from the coding sequence TTGAGCGAATATTTCCTGTTGCCGCTGGCCTCCCTGCCCTTCCCCAACATCGATCCGGTCATCGTCCAGATCGGGCCGCTGGCGGTGCACTGGTATGGCGTCGGCTACATAGTCGGCATCCTCTTTGCCTGGTGGTACGCCAAGCGCCTCGTCACCAATGCAAGGCTCTGGCCCGACGGCGCCTTGCCGATGAAGCCGGAGGATCTCGACGATTTCATCGTCTGGGCGGCGATCGGCGTCGTGGTCGGCGGGCGCAGCGGCTATGTGCTGTTCTACGACCTGCCGCGCTACATCGCGCATCCGCTCGATATCGTCGCCGTCTGGCAAGGCGGCATGTCGTTTCATGGCGGCCTGCTCGGCGTCATCCTCGCCATGACCCTGTTTTCCTTCAAACGCGGCATCCGCACGTGGACGCTGTTCGACGTCGTGTCGGCCGGCGTGCCGGTCGGGCTAGGCCTCGTGCGCGTCGCCAACTTCATCAACTCCGAGCTCTGGGGCCGGCCGACCGACGTGCCATGGGCCGTCGAGTTCCCCAATGGCGGCCCGTTTTCGCGCCATCCGAGCCAGCTCTACGAGGCCCTGCTCGAAGGCCTGGTGCTGTTCCTCGTCCTGCGTTTCCTCACCCATTCCCGTTTCAAGCTGAAGACACCGCGCTTCGTCGGCGGCGCCTTTATCTGCGGCTACGGCCTGTCGCGCATCTTCGTCGAGTTCTTCCGGGAACCCGACCAGCAGCTCGGCTATCTGCTCGGCACCAACTGGCTGACCATGGGCATGATCCTGTCCACGCCCATGGTGCTGGCCGGCATCTGGGCGATGGCCACCGCCAGGCCGGCGACGCAACCGCAAGCGGCATGA
- a CDS encoding BrnA antitoxin family protein, which yields MATPPRRPTNPMAAAEAAFKPVKKPAAPIREPSAAPNVRELVSIRIDRAVLDHFQEDGPGWQDRINDALRQMVAGKP from the coding sequence ATGGCAACGCCCCCGCGCCGACCGACAAATCCGATGGCAGCCGCGGAAGCTGCCTTCAAGCCGGTCAAAAAACCGGCGGCCCCAATTCGCGAACCCTCGGCCGCACCGAACGTCAGAGAGCTTGTTTCGATCAGGATCGATCGAGCCGTGCTGGACCACTTCCAGGAAGATGGTCCTGGCTGGCAGGACAGGATCAACGACGCTCTAAGGCAAATGGTCGCCGGCAAGCCTTGA
- a CDS encoding accessory factor UbiK family protein, whose amino-acid sequence MSTGPNRILDEFAKLMTDAAGAAQGVRREVETAFKGQAERILNSMDVVQREEFEAAREMAVKAREDNVLLAARIEALEARLAELTGQAAPAAAAKAKTKK is encoded by the coding sequence ATGTCGACCGGACCGAACCGCATTCTCGATGAATTCGCCAAGCTGATGACGGACGCCGCCGGCGCCGCGCAGGGCGTGCGGCGCGAGGTGGAGACGGCCTTCAAGGGCCAGGCGGAGCGCATCCTCAATTCCATGGATGTGGTGCAGCGCGAGGAATTCGAGGCTGCGCGCGAGATGGCCGTGAAGGCGAGGGAGGACAACGTCCTGCTCGCCGCCCGCATCGAGGCGCTCGAGGCCAGGCTTGCCGAACTCACCGGCCAGGCCGCACCAGCGGCGGCGGCAAAGGCCAAAACGAAAAAATAA
- a CDS encoding YbjN domain-containing protein, with the protein MELLELEFSREIHPVDVIEQVAHNNDWSFERAGDDEISISVAGSWTDYHVSFSWMEDFEALHLACAFDIKVPEARALEVMRLLSLINEQMLFGHFDLWEQEGAIMFRQSLLLAGGVEPSSQQVEVLLSSALEACECYFQAFQFVVWSDTSAKDALAGVLFETYGTA; encoded by the coding sequence ATGGAACTTCTCGAACTCGAATTCTCTCGCGAAATCCACCCGGTGGACGTCATCGAGCAGGTGGCTCACAACAATGACTGGTCGTTCGAGCGCGCCGGCGACGACGAGATTTCGATTTCGGTGGCGGGAAGCTGGACCGACTATCATGTCTCCTTCTCCTGGATGGAGGATTTCGAGGCGCTGCACCTGGCCTGCGCCTTCGACATCAAGGTGCCTGAGGCGCGCGCGCTGGAGGTGATGCGGCTGCTGTCGCTGATCAACGAACAGATGCTGTTCGGCCATTTCGACCTGTGGGAGCAGGAAGGCGCGATCATGTTCCGCCAGTCGCTGCTGCTTGCCGGCGGGGTCGAGCCGTCGAGCCAGCAGGTCGAGGTGCTGCTGTCGTCGGCGTTGGAGGCCTGCGAATGCTATTTCCAGGCGTTCCAGTTCGTGGTCTGGTCGGACACGTCCGCCAAGGACGCGCTGGCTGGCGTTCTGTTCGAGACCTACGGCACAGCCTGA